The DNA window TTGCAGCTTGAGGTCGTGCGCCGATTGGAAGCGCTCCGCCGGGTCCTTCGCCAAACAGATGCGCACCACGCGGTCGAGTCCGGGAGGCGTGAGCGGCTGTAACGCCGCGATCGGCGGCGGCTCCGACGACAGGATGCTCGCGATCAGGCTCGCCTTCGTCCGCCCCTTGAACGGCGGCTGCGCGGTCGCCATCTCGTACAGCACCTCGCCAAACGCGAAGATGTCGGTGCGCTGGTCGGCGTCCTGCCCTTCGAGCTGCTCCGGCGCCATGTACTGGAACGTCCCGAGGATCGTCCCCTCGGTGGTGAGCTTGCGGTCGGTCGCGGTGAGTTCGGTGAGCGCGGCGGCCACCGGCACGGCTTCGAGCTGCTTGGCGAGGCCGAAATCCATGAGCTTCGCGCCCGCCTTGGTGAGCATGATGTTCGCCGGCTTCATGTCGCGGTGGATGATGCCCTGGCGATGCGCTTTGTCGAGCGCGTCCGCGATCTGGATGGCGTATCGAAGGATCTGCTCGGGCGGCAGCGGGCCTTTGGTAAGGCGCTGCTCCAGCGTCTCGCCCTCGAGGTACTCCATCACGATGAAGTCCACGTCGCCTTCGCGGCCCACGTCGTGCAGGATGCAGATGTTCGGATGGGAGAGCTTGGAAACGGCGCGCGCCTCACGCTCGAAGCGCTCGCGGATGTCGGCGTTCTCCGACATCGTGGACGGCAGGATCTTTACCGCGACTTCGCGGTCGAGCCGCGTATCCCGGGCGCGATAGACCTCGCCCATGCCGCCGGCGCCGGCGGGCGCAAGGATCTCATAAGGGCCAAGTCTTG is part of the Acidobacteriota bacterium genome and encodes:
- a CDS encoding serine/threonine protein kinase gives rise to the protein MALSNGTRLGPYEILAPAGAGGMGEVYRARDTRLDREVAVKILPSTMSENADIRERFEREARAVSKLSHPNICILHDVGREGDVDFIVMEYLEGETLEQRLTKGPLPPEQILRYAIQIADALDKAHRQGIIHRDMKPANIMLTKAGAKLMDFGLAKQLEAVPVAAALTELTATDRKLTTEGTILGTFQYMAPEQLEGQDADQRTDIFAFGEVLYEMATAQPPFKGRTKASLIASILSSEPPPIAALQPLTPPGLDRVVRICLAKDPAERFQSAHDLKLQ